A region of Kribbella sp. NBC_01245 DNA encodes the following proteins:
- a CDS encoding antirestriction protein ArdA, which produces MSERPPQPNQEGGVNSYGTDDPERQAQIEAARTAAAEERRANREKLERYVGYGLNEEDATALIEHEEMLAARRDALAAGEPEQGEADKRIRPRIYVRSLVDHTEGHDVGDWIDASQDLEDIQADIRKILSHSLHAHWTGQPAEEWAIHDQDGFGSVLLHEYESLDVVCSLGKGIAAHGLAFSAWAEINDNRDVYTLERFETAYFGDYESREAYAQHIVDELNGDDELAKLPDWLRDVVRIDFEHMVHEMETSGEVRFADHPGGVWVFNGRV; this is translated from the coding sequence ATGAGTGAACGTCCCCCACAACCAAACCAAGAAGGCGGCGTCAACAGCTACGGCACGGACGACCCCGAGAGGCAAGCCCAGATCGAGGCGGCCCGCACCGCGGCAGCCGAGGAGCGGCGAGCCAACCGGGAGAAGTTGGAGCGCTATGTCGGCTACGGCCTCAACGAAGAAGACGCCACCGCGCTCATCGAGCACGAAGAGATGCTGGCAGCTCGTCGGGACGCTCTCGCGGCCGGCGAACCTGAACAGGGTGAAGCCGACAAACGCATCCGACCCCGCATCTACGTCCGATCGCTCGTCGACCACACCGAGGGCCATGACGTCGGCGACTGGATCGACGCCAGCCAGGACCTCGAGGACATCCAGGCGGATATCCGCAAGATCCTTTCCCACTCGCTCCACGCCCATTGGACCGGACAACCGGCCGAAGAGTGGGCCATCCACGACCAAGACGGCTTCGGCTCCGTACTGCTGCACGAGTACGAATCGCTCGACGTGGTGTGCTCCCTCGGCAAGGGCATCGCCGCACACGGCCTAGCCTTCTCCGCCTGGGCGGAGATCAACGACAACCGCGACGTCTACACGCTCGAACGCTTTGAGACCGCCTACTTCGGCGACTACGAGAGCCGCGAGGCATACGCCCAACACATCGTCGACGAACTGAACGGCGACGACGAACTCGCAAAACTCCCCGACTGGCTCCGCGATGTCGTCCGCATCGACTTTGAGCACATGGTGCACGAGATGGAGACCAGCGGTGAGGTTCGCTTCGCCGACCATCCTGGCGGCGTCTGGGTCTTCAACGGCCGGGTCTGA
- a CDS encoding helix-turn-helix domain-containing protein, which yields MTPEQQRALSSTIKEARLARGYSASELARRSGLTPSTITRIEASQLQHPPQAENLIAIAHALDIPAGDLFGALDWLEENELPSFTPYLRARYGKLSPEDFAELNATFARIAKRTGYDANGPKRGEDET from the coding sequence ATGACACCGGAACAACAGCGAGCACTATCTAGCACGATCAAGGAAGCACGTTTAGCGCGAGGTTACTCGGCTAGCGAACTTGCCCGCCGGTCAGGGCTGACTCCAAGCACGATCACCCGTATCGAAGCGTCACAGTTGCAGCATCCACCCCAAGCGGAGAATCTGATAGCAATTGCCCACGCTCTCGATATCCCTGCAGGCGACTTGTTCGGCGCCCTAGATTGGCTTGAGGAAAACGAACTTCCGAGCTTCACACCATATCTCCGCGCTCGGTACGGCAAACTATCGCCCGAAGACTTCGCGGAACTCAACGCGACCTTCGCCCGTATCGCCAAACGCACCGGATACGACGCCAACGGGCCAAAGCGGGGAGAAGACGAAACCTAA
- a CDS encoding ImmA/IrrE family metallo-endopeptidase, which translates to MNYTKPIETRSVLAALRSVIPARTVSLSEAKRIAELQASKFLALFEITEGSVPSEIVSELPRVQVIYEALPVSGTSHWNGTHWIIALNNRESSRRQRFTLMHEFKHILDHGRTHLLYTGDHLHTASEQAELVANYFAGCVLLPKRFLKSAWGHGIQSPFKLAYHFDISPLAVTVRLAQTGLSTIHDRCVRPATDPTCQGRPLYQRSLPTEGIWP; encoded by the coding sequence ATGAATTACACAAAACCAATCGAGACAAGGAGCGTACTGGCCGCCCTCCGATCCGTCATACCAGCCCGTACCGTCAGCCTCAGTGAGGCCAAACGCATCGCTGAACTCCAAGCGAGTAAGTTCCTCGCGCTATTCGAGATCACCGAAGGCTCAGTACCGAGCGAAATCGTCAGCGAGTTGCCCCGCGTGCAAGTGATCTACGAAGCGCTACCGGTCAGCGGCACCAGCCATTGGAACGGTACGCACTGGATCATCGCCCTCAACAATCGTGAGAGCTCGCGTCGACAGCGCTTCACGCTGATGCACGAGTTCAAGCACATCCTCGATCATGGTCGCACCCATCTGCTTTACACCGGCGACCACCTCCACACCGCGAGCGAACAGGCCGAACTCGTGGCCAACTACTTCGCCGGCTGCGTCCTGCTGCCGAAAAGGTTCCTCAAATCAGCCTGGGGTCACGGCATCCAGAGCCCTTTCAAGCTCGCATACCACTTCGACATCTCGCCTCTTGCAGTCACCGTGCGACTGGCACAAACCGGCCTCAGCACGATCCACGACAGGTGCGTGCGTCCCGCCACTGACCCCACTTGCCAAGGCCGACCGCTGTATCAACGGTCGCTTCCCACCGAAGGAATCTGGCCATGA
- a CDS encoding histidine phosphatase family protein, with protein sequence MSAGRLIVWRHGRTEWNLQDRVQGQADIPLDEVGLAQARAAAARLASLAPARLFSSDLQRAAATAGELAALTGLKVEYDEALREIDVDDWAGLTMAELAAMHPDAHARIRSGESQRRGSNGETVEEVAARFAPALQRAIDAADSSETVVVATHGLAARVGICLFLGIPEAHWPAFGGISNCNWVSLLPGRSGQWRIEEWNAGSLPEPVMSDDPQK encoded by the coding sequence ATGAGCGCCGGCCGGCTGATCGTCTGGCGGCACGGCCGGACCGAGTGGAACCTCCAGGACAGGGTCCAGGGTCAGGCGGACATCCCGCTCGACGAGGTAGGACTGGCCCAGGCCCGTGCCGCCGCCGCGCGCCTGGCCTCGCTGGCGCCTGCCCGCTTGTTCTCCAGTGACCTCCAGCGGGCCGCCGCGACCGCCGGCGAACTGGCCGCGCTGACCGGTCTCAAGGTCGAGTACGACGAGGCGTTGCGCGAGATCGACGTCGACGACTGGGCCGGCCTGACCATGGCCGAGCTCGCCGCCATGCACCCCGACGCCCACGCCCGCATCCGCTCGGGCGAATCCCAGCGCCGCGGCTCCAACGGCGAAACCGTCGAAGAGGTCGCGGCCCGCTTCGCCCCGGCCCTCCAGCGTGCCATCGACGCGGCCGACTCCTCCGAAACCGTCGTCGTCGCCACCCACGGCCTCGCCGCCCGCGTCGGCATCTGCCTGTTCCTCGGCATTCCCGAGGCCCACTGGCCCGCCTTCGGGGGCATCTCCAACTGCAACTGGGTCTCCCTGCTCCCGGGCCGATCCGGCCAATGGCGCATCGAGGAATGGAACGCCGGCTCCCTCCCCGAACCAGTGATGAGCGACGACCCCCAGAAGTGA
- the rsfS gene encoding ribosome silencing factor, whose product MPATERAVELLIAAAEAAHDKKAENVLAFDVSEQLAITDAFLVASASNDRQVKAIVDAIEERLRTLDAKPVRREGEREGRWVLLDYLEIVVHVQHDEERSFYSLERLWRDCPIIPLPAADGTMPAPAAPATPAASESAADASAADAESSPAQPSASAE is encoded by the coding sequence TTGCCTGCCACCGAACGCGCCGTCGAGCTGCTGATCGCCGCAGCCGAGGCGGCCCACGACAAGAAGGCCGAGAACGTTCTCGCGTTCGACGTCTCCGAGCAGCTCGCCATCACCGACGCGTTCCTGGTCGCCTCGGCGTCCAACGACCGCCAGGTGAAGGCGATCGTCGACGCGATCGAGGAGCGCCTGCGCACCCTCGACGCCAAGCCGGTCCGGCGCGAGGGGGAGCGGGAGGGCCGCTGGGTCCTGCTCGACTACCTGGAGATCGTGGTACACGTCCAGCACGACGAGGAGCGCTCCTTCTACTCCCTCGAGCGGCTCTGGCGCGACTGCCCGATCATCCCCCTGCCCGCCGCCGACGGCACCATGCCCGCCCCGGCCGCTCCCGCCACTCCGGCTGCGTCCGAGTCGGCTGCTGACGCCTCTGCTGCTGACGCCGAGTCGTCTCCCGCTCAGCCTTCCGCGTCGGCCGAATGA
- the nadD gene encoding nicotinate-nucleotide adenylyltransferase — protein MGGTFDPIHHGHLVAASEVQSYFDLDEVIFVPTGQPWQKTDREVSPAEHRYLMTVIATASNPRFSVSRVDIDRPGPTYTIDTLRDLAKVHPDAELFFITGADALAQILTWRDVDEIFELARFVGCTRPGTESLHLPLDQLPMNRVTLLEVPALAISSTECRRRNAKGDPIWYLVPDGIVQYIAKTGLYTSD, from the coding sequence ATGGGTGGAACCTTCGACCCTATTCACCACGGCCACCTCGTCGCTGCCAGTGAGGTCCAGTCGTACTTCGATCTCGACGAGGTCATCTTCGTACCGACCGGTCAGCCCTGGCAGAAGACCGATCGCGAGGTCTCCCCGGCCGAGCACCGCTACCTGATGACGGTCATCGCGACCGCCAGCAATCCGCGTTTCTCGGTCAGCCGGGTCGACATCGACCGGCCCGGGCCGACGTACACGATCGACACGTTGCGTGACCTGGCCAAGGTGCATCCCGACGCCGAACTGTTCTTCATCACCGGCGCGGACGCACTGGCCCAGATCCTGACCTGGCGCGACGTGGACGAGATTTTCGAGCTGGCGCGGTTCGTCGGGTGTACCCGGCCGGGCACCGAATCGCTCCACCTGCCTTTGGACCAACTGCCGATGAACCGGGTCACGCTGCTCGAGGTGCCAGCGCTGGCGATCTCGTCGACCGAGTGTCGCCGGCGAAACGCCAAGGGTGATCCCATCTGGTACCTGGTGCCGGACGGCATCGTGCAGTACATCGCCAAGACCGGCCTCTACACCTCCGACTGA
- a CDS encoding response regulator transcription factor: MALVGLVATACDQYVDDRALRQAVLDLLRPAIPFDAHVWMLTDPATAVGCSPHAQIPSLDALPSTVRLKYLSSTNRWTSLSGGIAVSLASEPGVGAGDQAWRAFLRQEYGVADVASIAFIDEQGCWGFLELWRRGDVFSRTELDRLSQALEPVTAALHRAQIAAFAAAPAEQTDSGDPVVLLLAPDLEVRQQTPGVDACLRALLPTEDDRRPVPSAAYNVAAQLLAVEAGVDDHPPLSRVWLRPGRLVTLRAARLEHSAVAREESDIAVTIERCAPDERLALFCRVHGLSARESDVLRCLAEGDDTRTVAGRLFLSEYTVQDHLKSIFDKTGVRSRRALLARAGG, from the coding sequence ATGGCGCTCGTGGGTCTCGTGGCAACGGCGTGCGATCAGTACGTCGACGACCGCGCGTTGCGTCAGGCCGTACTCGATCTCCTGCGACCGGCGATCCCCTTTGACGCGCACGTGTGGATGCTCACCGATCCGGCGACAGCGGTCGGCTGTTCACCGCACGCCCAGATTCCCAGCTTGGACGCGTTACCGAGCACTGTTCGGCTCAAGTACCTCAGCTCGACAAACCGGTGGACGTCCCTGTCGGGCGGCATCGCCGTCTCGCTGGCTTCGGAACCGGGTGTCGGAGCCGGTGACCAGGCCTGGCGGGCGTTCCTCCGTCAGGAATACGGGGTTGCCGACGTCGCCTCAATCGCCTTCATAGACGAGCAAGGCTGTTGGGGCTTCCTCGAGCTGTGGCGTCGTGGCGACGTGTTCAGCCGTACCGAGCTGGACCGTTTGAGCCAGGCGCTCGAGCCGGTGACAGCAGCTCTTCACCGGGCGCAGATTGCGGCCTTCGCCGCCGCGCCTGCCGAGCAGACCGATAGCGGTGATCCGGTAGTGCTCTTGCTGGCGCCTGATCTTGAGGTCCGCCAGCAGACGCCCGGGGTGGACGCCTGCCTGCGCGCGCTGCTCCCGACCGAGGACGATCGACGCCCGGTGCCGTCCGCGGCGTACAACGTGGCTGCCCAGTTGCTGGCCGTGGAGGCCGGGGTCGACGATCATCCGCCGCTGAGCCGGGTATGGCTGCGGCCCGGGCGCCTGGTGACGCTACGGGCTGCTCGGCTGGAGCACTCGGCGGTAGCGCGGGAGGAATCGGACATCGCAGTCACCATCGAGCGGTGTGCCCCGGACGAACGGCTTGCACTGTTCTGCCGGGTTCACGGCCTGAGCGCGCGCGAGTCCGACGTACTGCGCTGCCTCGCCGAGGGTGACGACACGCGCACGGTGGCGGGTCGCCTGTTCCTGTCGGAGTACACCGTCCAGGACCACCTCAAGTCGATCTTCGACAAGACCGGGGTCCGGAGCCGGCGGGCGCTACTGGCGCGCGCGGGCGGCTAG
- a CDS encoding Lrp/AsnC family transcriptional regulator: MDATDRRLLEALRENGRASWAELGRTVGLSGPSVQERVRRLEERGILLGYRAVVAPAEVGLGTSALVGLFQRDDAETDDVVEGVRAIPAVEDCWFVAGDEELVVKIRVADVAQLEAVVGSLRRVDGVVRTRTTVVLSTRWEARPAPLPSEE, encoded by the coding sequence GTGGACGCTACGGATCGACGGCTCTTGGAAGCGCTGCGTGAGAACGGCCGGGCCAGCTGGGCTGAACTCGGCCGTACCGTCGGCCTATCCGGTCCGAGCGTCCAGGAGCGCGTACGCCGATTGGAGGAGCGCGGCATCCTCCTCGGCTACCGCGCGGTCGTCGCACCGGCGGAGGTCGGCCTCGGGACGAGCGCGCTGGTCGGGCTGTTCCAGCGCGACGATGCCGAGACGGACGACGTGGTCGAGGGAGTCCGGGCCATTCCCGCCGTCGAGGACTGCTGGTTCGTGGCCGGCGACGAGGAGCTCGTGGTGAAGATCCGGGTGGCCGACGTGGCACAACTCGAGGCCGTCGTCGGCAGCCTGCGGCGGGTCGACGGCGTCGTCCGTACGAGGACTACTGTGGTCCTCTCGACCCGCTGGGAGGCCCGTCCCGCGCCACTGCCCTCGGAGGAATGA
- a CDS encoding 4'-phosphopantetheinyl transferase superfamily protein: MSLRDGDCEIWIARTTQAGPALTEDLNDVERDRLAAYRRTADRDRFALGCAITRRVVGAYLDVDPAKVELDRTCQDCGKPHGKVRVVGDPLRLSVSHSGELVLVAFHPSSEIGVDVEQVNPDLDSSSLASVVLAPEEAEALAAVPAAERARAFTTYWTRKEAVLKATGDGMRAELPSLVISAPSSPARVLRWRRFPAEHFHLQDIDLLDVDAGHVAALADLGPEAVSIVKRDAATILGVQ; encoded by the coding sequence ATGAGCCTGCGCGACGGCGATTGCGAGATCTGGATCGCCCGTACGACGCAGGCCGGGCCGGCGCTGACCGAAGACCTGAACGACGTCGAGCGCGACCGCCTCGCGGCGTACCGGCGTACGGCGGATCGCGATCGTTTCGCGCTCGGGTGTGCGATCACCCGGCGAGTGGTGGGGGCGTACCTCGACGTCGATCCGGCGAAGGTGGAGCTGGATCGGACTTGTCAGGACTGCGGCAAACCGCACGGCAAGGTGCGAGTGGTTGGGGATCCGTTGCGGTTGTCGGTTTCGCATTCGGGTGAGCTGGTGCTGGTCGCGTTCCACCCCAGCAGTGAGATCGGGGTCGACGTGGAGCAGGTCAACCCCGATCTCGACAGCTCGTCGCTTGCGAGCGTGGTGCTGGCGCCGGAGGAGGCGGAGGCGCTCGCGGCCGTGCCCGCGGCGGAACGGGCGCGCGCGTTCACGACGTACTGGACTCGTAAAGAGGCAGTCCTGAAGGCGACGGGTGATGGGATGCGGGCGGAGTTGCCGAGCCTGGTGATCTCAGCACCATCCTCGCCTGCCCGCGTGCTGCGCTGGCGGCGGTTTCCAGCGGAGCACTTCCACCTGCAAGACATCGATCTGCTTGATGTCGATGCCGGTCACGTCGCCGCTTTGGCCGATCTCGGCCCGGAGGCCGTTTCGATCGTAAAGCGCGACGCGGCAACCATCCTTGGCGTTCAGTAA
- a CDS encoding glutamate-5-semialdehyde dehydrogenase translates to MSEIIQLCQRAREASYALAAASRADKDTALKAMAQALRDHSADIVAANAIDVAAARDAGTPESTVDRLALDPSRVDAMAVGLEELAGLVDPVGEVVRGYTLPNGLELRQVRVPFGVVGIIYEARPNVTADAAGICLKSGNAVLLRGSSSAAKSNAAIVAVLRGAAEATGLPADVIQGVPEDRAAVKELMQARGLVDVLIPRGGAGLIQTVVSESTVPVIETGVGNCHVYVDAEADLDQALSILMNAKTQRPSVCNATESLLVHADVAEEFLAKALPALTEAGVTVHGDPQVVALGKDGPGKDGAGKDGAAVVAATDEDFGTEYNSLDISAAVVDSLEAAVQHIRRYGSGHTDAIVTKSQAAARRFVQAVDSAAVVVNASTRFTDGGEFGFGAEIGISTQKLHARGPMGLPEMTSTKYVVVGEGQVRG, encoded by the coding sequence GTGAGCGAGATCATCCAGCTTTGCCAACGCGCCCGCGAGGCGTCGTACGCCCTGGCCGCCGCCTCCCGCGCCGACAAGGACACCGCGCTGAAGGCCATGGCCCAAGCCCTCCGCGACCACAGCGCGGACATCGTCGCCGCCAACGCGATCGACGTGGCGGCCGCCCGCGACGCCGGTACGCCGGAGTCGACCGTGGACCGCCTCGCGCTGGACCCGAGCCGGGTGGACGCGATGGCCGTCGGCCTGGAGGAGCTCGCGGGGCTGGTGGACCCGGTGGGCGAGGTCGTCCGCGGCTACACCCTGCCGAACGGGCTGGAGTTGCGCCAGGTCCGCGTGCCGTTCGGCGTCGTCGGCATCATCTACGAGGCCCGGCCCAACGTGACGGCCGACGCGGCTGGGATCTGCCTGAAGTCGGGGAACGCGGTGCTCCTGCGCGGATCGTCTTCCGCCGCGAAGTCGAACGCCGCCATCGTGGCTGTGCTGCGAGGCGCGGCCGAGGCGACGGGGCTGCCGGCGGACGTGATCCAGGGGGTGCCCGAGGACCGGGCTGCGGTCAAGGAGTTGATGCAGGCTCGCGGGCTCGTGGATGTCTTGATCCCGCGCGGTGGTGCCGGGTTGATCCAGACCGTGGTGTCGGAGTCGACGGTGCCGGTGATCGAGACGGGCGTGGGGAATTGCCACGTGTATGTCGATGCCGAGGCGGATCTCGACCAGGCGCTCAGCATTCTGATGAACGCGAAGACGCAGCGCCCGAGCGTGTGCAACGCGACGGAGTCCCTGCTGGTCCATGCTGATGTGGCTGAGGAGTTCCTCGCCAAGGCCTTGCCCGCGTTGACCGAGGCCGGGGTGACGGTGCACGGCGATCCGCAGGTCGTTGCCCTTGGCAAGGACGGCCCGGGCAAGGACGGCGCAGGCAAGGATGGGGCGGCTGTGGTGGCCGCGACGGACGAGGACTTCGGGACGGAGTACAACTCGCTGGATATCTCGGCGGCAGTGGTGGACTCGCTGGAGGCCGCGGTCCAGCACATTCGCCGTTACGGCTCTGGGCACACGGACGCGATCGTGACGAAGTCGCAGGCGGCGGCCCGGCGGTTCGTGCAAGCGGTGGATTCGGCGGCAGTGGTGGTGAACGCGAGTACCCGGTTCACCGACGGCGGCGAGTTCGGGTTCGGCGCCGAGATCGGCATCTCCACGCAGAAGTTGCACGCCCGCGGGCCGATGGGTCTGCCGGAGATGACCTCGACCAAGTACGTCGTGGTGGGCGAGGGCCAGGTCCGCGGCTGA
- a CDS encoding RNA polymerase sigma-70 factor: MSIPSGTEEFEARRSLLFTVAYEMLGSAADAEDVVQESWLQWADVDHAQVRDPRAFLIRIVTRQTLNRMRTLARRRESYVGEWLPEPLLTAPDIAEDVGFAESISVAMLTVLETLSPTERAVFVLREVFAVPYDEIAEALDKRPAAVRQIAHRARGHVEARCPRIRVTLAEQEEVVERFLAAIRTGDIDGLLSVLAPDVVAVGDGGGLAPAARLPIQGARRVANGLLLVARTEGVSMHTMWVNGALAITVEYHGKVHAVTSVRVEGGRVTAIYGVNNPEKLTRLGRETQLAT; encoded by the coding sequence ATGAGCATTCCGAGCGGCACCGAGGAGTTCGAAGCTCGTCGCAGTCTGCTCTTCACCGTCGCCTACGAGATGCTCGGCTCGGCGGCCGACGCGGAGGACGTCGTCCAGGAGAGCTGGCTGCAGTGGGCCGACGTCGACCACGCGCAGGTTCGCGACCCTCGGGCGTTCCTGATCCGGATCGTCACCCGGCAGACGCTCAACCGGATGCGGACGCTGGCCCGCCGCCGGGAGAGCTACGTCGGGGAGTGGCTTCCGGAGCCGCTGCTGACCGCACCCGACATCGCGGAGGACGTGGGGTTCGCCGAGAGCATCTCGGTCGCCATGCTCACCGTCCTGGAGACCTTGAGTCCGACCGAGCGGGCGGTGTTCGTGCTGCGCGAGGTCTTCGCGGTGCCGTACGACGAGATCGCGGAGGCGCTCGACAAGAGACCGGCGGCCGTCCGGCAGATCGCCCACCGCGCGCGCGGGCATGTGGAGGCCCGATGCCCGCGGATCCGGGTCACCCTCGCGGAGCAGGAGGAGGTGGTCGAGCGGTTCCTGGCTGCGATCCGGACCGGGGACATCGACGGACTCCTGAGCGTGCTGGCCCCGGACGTGGTGGCGGTCGGCGACGGTGGCGGCCTGGCTCCCGCGGCCCGGCTGCCGATCCAGGGGGCCCGCCGAGTGGCGAACGGTCTGCTCCTCGTGGCCAGGACCGAGGGCGTCTCCATGCACACCATGTGGGTCAACGGCGCCCTGGCGATCACGGTCGAGTACCACGGCAAGGTCCATGCTGTGACCAGCGTTCGGGTCGAAGGGGGTCGCGTCACCGCGATCTACGGGGTCAACAACCCGGAGAAGCTGACCCGTCTCGGTCGGGAGACACAGCTGGCCACGTGA
- a CDS encoding carboxymuconolactone decarboxylase family protein: MAETRIPQTEMTGLFGAVAKRFSKKMLGEVPEQLEVMWHNKSVLMTMMGLSKKAKKWKECDENLKAFAHMATMALVGCRFCLDLGYFMAHHEGLDVEKAREVPRWRESDVFTPLERDVMEYAEAMSQTPPTVTDELSARLLESLGAPALIELTAYITLANMASRMNIAIGPFGSQGFAEACGLRPLAEPSTSAGGVASRS; this comes from the coding sequence ATGGCCGAGACCAGGATCCCCCAGACCGAGATGACCGGCCTCTTCGGCGCGGTGGCCAAGAGGTTCAGCAAGAAGATGCTCGGAGAGGTACCGGAACAGTTGGAGGTGATGTGGCACAACAAGTCGGTTCTGATGACCATGATGGGTCTGTCGAAGAAGGCGAAGAAGTGGAAGGAGTGCGACGAGAACCTCAAGGCCTTCGCACACATGGCGACCATGGCGCTGGTCGGCTGCAGGTTCTGCCTCGACCTCGGCTACTTCATGGCCCACCACGAGGGACTCGACGTGGAGAAGGCCCGCGAGGTGCCACGCTGGCGCGAGTCCGACGTCTTCACCCCTCTCGAGCGTGACGTGATGGAGTACGCCGAGGCGATGAGCCAGACGCCGCCGACGGTGACCGACGAACTCTCGGCCAGGCTGTTGGAGAGTCTCGGGGCGCCGGCCCTGATCGAGCTGACCGCCTACATCACGCTGGCGAACATGGCTTCGCGGATGAACATCGCGATCGGCCCGTTCGGGTCGCAGGGGTTCGCGGAGGCGTGCGGGCTCCGCCCGCTGGCCGAGCCGTCGACGTCGGCGGGCGGCGTAGCCTCGCGGTCATGA
- the proB gene encoding glutamate 5-kinase gives MTLRPQVTGAGRIVVKVGSSSLTERGRIDLDRLRMLVDAIAARRIDGTEVVLVSSGAIAAGLAPMGLRTRPRDLATQQAAASVGQSLLMARYGEAFAAHGFKVGQVLLTVDDVTRRSHYRNAYRTFARLLELGVVPIVNENDTVATTEIRFGDNDRLAALTSHLVHADLLVLLSDVDGLYDGDPRKPGTTMLTEVRGPSDLKALRIGRTGSSGVGTGGMQTKVEAAAIATEASIPVVLTSAGLVGEALRGEKVGTYFHPTGRRRKTRLLWLAHATSGLGRLSLDEGAVRAVVQRRTSLLPAGISKVEGVFSAGDPVDLVSPDGVVVARGLVNYDASELPDLLGRSTRDLARELGASYEREVVHRDDLVIL, from the coding sequence ATGACCCTGCGGCCGCAGGTCACCGGAGCCGGCCGGATCGTCGTCAAGGTCGGCTCCTCCTCGCTCACCGAACGCGGGCGGATCGACCTGGACCGGCTGCGCATGCTCGTCGACGCGATCGCGGCCCGGCGGATCGACGGCACCGAGGTGGTGCTGGTCTCCTCCGGCGCGATCGCCGCGGGCCTCGCCCCGATGGGCCTGCGTACGCGCCCGCGCGACCTCGCCACCCAGCAGGCTGCCGCATCCGTCGGCCAAAGCCTGCTGATGGCCCGGTACGGCGAGGCGTTCGCCGCCCACGGCTTCAAGGTCGGCCAGGTCCTGCTCACCGTCGACGACGTGACCCGGCGCAGCCACTACCGCAACGCGTACCGGACTTTCGCGCGACTACTCGAGCTCGGCGTCGTACCGATCGTCAACGAGAACGACACTGTCGCCACTACGGAGATCCGCTTTGGCGACAACGACCGGCTGGCCGCTCTGACTTCGCACCTGGTCCATGCCGACTTGCTGGTGCTGCTGTCCGACGTGGACGGCCTGTACGACGGTGACCCCCGCAAGCCCGGTACGACGATGCTCACGGAGGTGCGTGGGCCTTCGGACCTTAAGGCGTTGCGTATTGGGCGCACCGGGTCGTCCGGCGTAGGCACTGGCGGCATGCAGACCAAGGTCGAAGCCGCCGCGATCGCGACTGAGGCCAGCATCCCAGTGGTGCTGACCTCGGCAGGCCTGGTGGGGGAGGCCCTGCGAGGCGAGAAGGTCGGCACGTACTTCCACCCGACCGGCCGCCGCCGCAAAACCCGGCTGCTCTGGCTCGCGCACGCCACCTCAGGCCTAGGCCGGCTCAGCCTCGACGAAGGCGCCGTACGAGCCGTCGTGCAACGCCGTACCTCCCTCCTCCCCGCAGGCATCTCCAAGGTGGAAGGCGTCTTCTCGGCGGGAGACCCGGTCGACCTCGTCTCACCCGACGGCGTGGTGGTCGCGCGCGGCCTCGTCAACTACGACGCGTCCGAACTCCCCGACCTCCTAGGCCGCTCCACCCGCGACCTCGCCCGCGAACTAGGCGCCTCCTACGAACGCGAAGTAGTCCACCGCGACGACCTAGTCATCCTCTAG